GGGACTGCCCTCCGAGATCGGCCGGCACCTCGCCGCGGCGCCCTATGCGCCGCCCTCCGCCGACCTCGGCATCGACCGGGATAGCTTGATCGCCGCCGTGCGGCGCTGGATACGGGGCAACGCATGACCGGGTTCGGCGCGATCCAGTTTCAATGGCTGTGGGCCTTCGCACTGCTGCCGCTGCCGCTTCTGGTGCGGTGGCTGGTGCCGGCGGCGAAGCGTGGCCGGGCCGGTGCCCTGCGCGTGCCGTTCTTCGCGGAGATCAGCCGCGACGGCGCAGCGGCGGGTGGACTGCGCCGCCGCGACTGGCTGAAACTTCTGACGATGTCGCTGATCTGGCTGCTGCTCGTCACGGCGGCCGCGCGCCCGGCCTATGTGGGCAAACCCGTGCCGATCCCGGTCTCGGGCCGCGATCTGATGATGGCCATCGACCTCTCCGGATCGATGGGACGGCAGGACTTCTCCTTCAACGACCAGGCCACCAATCGCCTCGTCGTCGTCAAGGCCGTGGCAGACGACTTCATCTCCCGCCGCAAGGGCGACCGCGTCGGGCTGATCCTGTTCTCCAGCCGCGCCTATGTGCAGACGCCGCTGACGTTCGACCGCACCGTGGTTCGGGAGCTCCTGGACGAGGCGGAAATCGGGCTGACCGGCCAGGAGACGGCGATCGGCGACGCCATCGGCCTCGCGGTGAAGACGCTGAAGGACCGGCCGGTCGACGAGCGC
This DNA window, taken from Pseudoxanthobacter soli DSM 19599, encodes the following:
- a CDS encoding vWA domain-containing protein, whose amino-acid sequence is MTGFGAIQFQWLWAFALLPLPLLVRWLVPAAKRGRAGALRVPFFAEISRDGAAAGGLRRRDWLKLLTMSLIWLLLVTAAARPAYVGKPVPIPVSGRDLMMAIDLSGSMGRQDFSFNDQATNRLVVVKAVADDFISRRKGDRVGLILFSSRAYVQTPLTFDRTVVRELLDEAEIGLTGQETAIGDAIGLAVKTLKDRPVDERVLVLLTDGANNSGALQPLQAAKLAAQEHVKIYTIGVGADQMAVDTAFGRQIVNPAEDLDEETLSKIAEMTGGRYFRARDIEGLAKIYQEIDAMEPVSGEPLYLHPSVTLFQWPLGAALVLSFGLGTLMLVPNTFGGRIPVPAPAPAPPAAPAVEGGEVPRPRKEGFAA